The DNA sequence TTCCCCCTTGGAAAACTGTTCGGCACTCTGCACGCCGAACAAAATGATTCGATTGGTCCAACTTTTTCAGTGCGCATGCGCAATGAAAAGATCGGACAGTTATCTTTAACAAATAATTTGCGTTTCGTTCTTCTGAACCGCTCATTCTTCCCTCTTAATTTACCATATTAACCAAAAAACGAAAAGAAAATACAGTATGGAAGGTATTGATCTAGCCCGCACCTGGCGGAAGACAAAATGATGGAGCCGGGAGTAAACAATGTTAGCCCCGCCTCCATCACTTCACTATTTAAGGATCAATTTTCTGACATCAGCAAACTGCAGAATGCTCAATGTCAGGTTGCCGAGCGTATTCAAGCGGTTGCTGCGGATCGCAATATCCTCGACCATGACCATATTTTCATCGAAATAAGCTTCGATGTATGGCGCAATCGCAGCCAATGCGGCGTAATCCGCTTCCGGATCGCCGTGGGAAAGAGCCAAATCGAGATGGTTGATCTGCACATACAGATTCTTCTCGCTGGCTGTCTCCAGCAGCTCTTTCTGAACAGGAATCGATTCATCAGGATTTCCGGAAATGTTTACGACGCGCGCGAGAGCTTCCATGATCGCCTTGAATGAATCCTCTTCACTGTGCGCCTGCAAGACTTTTGCGTTTGCGAACAAGGTGTTGACATCTTTTTCGCCGGATTGCAGCACAGCTTCCACTATATCATATCGGATGCCGTAGGTTTGAAGTTTCTGTTGGATCCGGGCGTTTGCAAATACGGCAAGTTCAGTCATCGTTTTATCGAACGATTCTGCATCTTCAACCGCATAGACTTCTGTCAATAAGGCCGACAGCAACTCTTCCAACGAAAACGACCATTGGTATTTTTCGATGATCTGAATGACCCCGATCATTTGACGGCGCAAAGCATAAGGATCATTCGATCCTGTCGGAACCATTCCCTGCAGGAAGAAACTGATGATGCTGTCCAGTTTGTCCGCCGTCGCCAGGACTGCCCCGACTTGGGTTTCCGGCAATTCGCCTTCACTGGATACCGGCAGATAGTGTTCGCGGATCGCTGTAGCTACCGCAGCAGTTTCGCCTTGTTGCAAGGCGTAGACTTCACCCATGATTCCTTGCAGTTCCGTGAATTCGGAAACCATGTTGGTCACCAAATCAAATTTGTAGATGGAAGCCGCCCGCAACAATTGCGATTTATCGTCCTCTCCCAAGTCAAGCAGATCAGCAAGATGGGCAGCGATTTTCGCTGTATTGTCCATCTTATCATGAACGGAGCCGATTTTCGAATGGAATGTCACTTTCTTCAATTTTTCGACCGATTGCGCGATGGTGATGCGTTGGTCCTCATTGAAGAAGAACAGGCCATCCTCAAGCCGTGCTGTCAGGACTTTCTCGTTCCCTTTTTTAACGTTATCGATGAATCTGCCATTCCCGTTGCGTACGGATATGAAGTACGGCAACAGTATCCCGGATTTGTCCTTCACTTCGAAATAGCGCTGGTGGTCTTTCATCGATGTGATCAATACATCTGCCGGCAAAGTCAAATATTTGCTGTCGTATTCACCGAAGAAAGCTGTCGGGTATTCGACCAACGAAGTGACTTCTTCCAATAAGGTTTCATCGTTAGGGATGATCCAGCCGTTTTCAGCTTCAATCTGCTGGAATTGAGCCCGGATCATGTTTTTTCTTTTGTCTTGATCAGCGATGACGTGTTGTTCCGCCAATTTTTCCGCATACTCCTCCGCATGCGCGAGCGTCACTTCATCACCCAAGAAACGGTGTCCGCGTGTGGTCCGGCCTGAAACGACATCCAATACCTGGAATGGGATGATTTCATCATCAGCCAACGCCGCAATCCAATGGATCGGACGGATGTACTTGAAGTGATGGTTGCCCCAATGCATCGAAACAGGGAAAGTCAATGACTCAACGACTGCGTTCAATTCCTTCAGCACTTCGGATGTAGCTTTTCCGTTCGTTTCTTTCTTGACGAAAACATACTCCACACCATTCAGTTCATCAAAGAAGATGTCTTCAGGCGTCAAGCCTTGCCCGCGGACAAAGCCCAGTGCAGCTTTTGACCAGCTGCCGTCCGCCTGCAAAGCGATTTTTTTTGCGGGTCCTTTGACGACTTCAGCCAAATCCGCCTGTTTATCACTGACCCCGCTGGCGATGACCGCCAATCGTCTCGGTGTCGCATACATTTCGATCGCATCAAAGTTGATGCGGTTATCTTCCAAAAAGGCAGTCATCTTTTCTTTCAGTTGGACGCTGCTGCTGCGTACATATTTCGCAGGCATTTCTTCAAGTCCGATTTCTAATAATACAGTTTGACTCATCACATTAGTCCTCCTTCAAGGCAAGTTCTTTTTGATCATCCGAAAGTAAAGGGAAACCCAGTTCTTTTCTCTTTTGGACAAAAGCTTTCGCCAATTGGCGCGCCATGTTGCGGATTCGTGCGAGATAACCCGCGCGGTCAGTCGCAGAAATGACACCTCTTGCATCCAACAGGTTAAAGGCATGCGAACTCTTCAGGACATAGTCATAGGCCGGATGCACAAGACCGTTCTCGATTTGTTTCGTCGCTTCCGCTTCAAATGAATCAAACAGTTGGAACAACAAATCGACGTTGCTCTCCTCAAACGAATATTTTGAATGCTCGTATTCCGGTTGGCCGAAGATTTCGCCGTATTTCACGCCCTCGGTCCATTCAAGGTCATAGACGCTGTTCACATCTTGGATATAAGAGGCCAATCGTTCCAAACCATAGGTGATTTCGCTCGTGACAGGGCTGCATTCCAAGCCGCCCACTTGCTGGAAATAAGTGAACTGGGTGACTTCCATCCCATCCAACCAAACTTCCCATCCTAAACCTGCGCAACCCAACGAAGGGTTTTCCCAGTTGTCTTCGACAAAGCGGATATCGTGTTCGATCGGATCGATGCCCAATACCTTCAAACTCTCCAGGTAAAGTTCCTGGATATTGTCCGGGGATGGCTTCATGACCACCTGGAATTGGTGATGTTGATAAAGGCGGTTGGGATTTTCACCGTAACGGCCGTCAGCCGGACGACGGGAAGGCTCCACATAGGCAGCGTTCCAGGGTTCCGGGCCGATTGCGCGCAGGAAAGTATACGGACTCATTGTTCCGGCACCTTTTTCAGTATCGTAGGACTGCATCAAAAGGCAGCCTTGATCTGCCCAAAAATTTTGCAGCGCTTGAATCATTTTTTGCACAGTTAATTTGTTTTCCATCATAAATCTCCTCCACTTGAAATAATACATAAGAAAAGCTGAACGGGTTCGCTCAGCCCTGAAAGAAATTTAGGAAATCGTGCCGACTGAGCATCGTAGAGCGCAATAGGTACGATTTATCTAATTTCCGAAGGGCTTACCCGTGAAGCTAGCCATTATTATTGGATGCATAAAATATTAAGAAAACCTATGAAATACATTTGATGATGCAGTTTTCACTTCAAAACATTTTATACTTGAATATAAAATAAAAAAGTCCCTATGCATCAAGTCTCCTTGAAACATAGGGACGAATATTTTCGCGGTTCCACCCTAATTCCGGCTGATGCCGGCACTTCGTTACAGGACTCGGATACGCCTTTCCGCAATAGTCTCCCGCTTTGGCTCACACTATCCCAAATTCGCTTTTCGGTACTGACCAGAGGTACTTTTATCTTCAACGTCCAGTATTTAGTTCTTCTCAATAGTAGCGTTGTTCCTGCATAATGTCAAGAGTTACTTGGATTGGACTGTCCGCTTTCATTAGGCTTGTCCGGCTCCGGTTCAGAAACGGAACGGAACGGAATCTCTACCTTTGTCTCCCAAGCGTACATCTGATCGATGAAACTCTTGCTTTTCAGACGGATTCCGACATATTCTTCATATAATTCGTCGATGAAGGCTCTGAGAGCCTGTTTTGTTTCGGCTTTGATCCGGATATTCCCGACTTGCTTTGGCGTGACCAATTGGAAGATCCGGGCAAAATGGACAGCTGCAGGGCTTGCGTGCGATCTTCTGGGGTCTTCCCCGTAATGCTTCTGGCACAGGGCACCGGAATACTTGACCGAAAAATCGAAAGGTTCCTGCTTGCTGTGACAGATGACGCACTCCTGCAACTGCGGCGCCGCTCCAAAATATTTCAGCACCCGCATTTCGAAGATGTTCACTACAATTTCCGCATCCATCCCGTTCTGCATCGCGATTAGCGATTCCTCCAACAGATCATAGAGGTCAGCGGCCTTGATGGCATCGTTGATCGCAGCATCGGCCAGGTTGTTCAAATACGTCGCGTAGGCGTTCAGGTGGATATCCGTCTGCATTTTGGAAAAGTGGGTGATTTCGCGGCTGTCCTGCAGGAAGCTGAGCCCATCATCCTTGATGCGGCCAAGGTAAGTCGCCTTCGTGAATGGCAATAGCGCCGCTTTCAAGGAATGGTTCGGGTTTTTGATGTTCTTCACGAAAAACATCCTTTTCCCATGATCACGCGTAAATATTTTTACCAAAGCATCCTTTTCCCTGTGTTTCCGGATCGATAGGACGATGCCATCAAATTCCTGATATGTCTCCATGTCGCACCCTTTCGAAAAGAGAAGAGTCCGGAAGGCAGCCTCCCAAACTCTTCCTGATTGCTATTCATGTATCAATAGAACACTACCTGATCAATCGTAATCTTTTTGGCGGTATCCGTAATCCTGCAGATAGCTTTGTTTGTCGCGCCAATCTTTTTGAACCTTCACCCAAAGCTCGAGGTAAATTTTATCACCGAGCATCGCTTCGATATCGCGACGTGCCCGGACGCCGATTTCTTTCAGCATTTTCCCGCCTTTGCCGATGATGATGCCTTTCTGGCTGGCCCGATCGACGACGATGGTTGCATGGACGTGCACTTTATCGTCTTCGTTGCGCAGCATCGATTCCACGACGACAGCCACCGAATGCGGTACTTCTTCCTTGGTCAACTGAAGGATCTTTTCGCGGATGAACTCGGAAACGACGAAGTATTCCGGGTGATCCGTCACTTGATCGTCCGGATAGAATTGGGGTCCTTCCGGCATATATTTTTTGATGGTGGCCATCATTTCATCGACATTGTTGCCTTGAATGGCAGAAATCGGGACCACTTCATTGAACTCATTGTCTGAAGTATAGTCCATGATGATTTTCAGCAATTCTTCCGGCTTGACCTGATCGATTTTGTTGATGATCAAGAATTTCGGCGTGCGCAGGTTCTTGAGTTTCTCAAGAATGAAATTATCGCCCGCTCCTCTTTTTTCTGCCGCATTCACCATGAACAAAACCAAATCCACTTCATTGAAGGTGCTGTATGCGCTCTTCAGCATGAAATCGTTCAAGCGCGTCTGCGGTTTGTGGATTCCGGGTGTGTCGATGAAGACGATCTGGGAATCATCCGAAGTGACAACGCCTTGGATCTTGTTCCGGGTAGTCTGCGGGACATCGCTCATGATGGCGACCTTTTGACCGACGATGCGGTTCAAAAGTGTCGATTTTCCGACGTTCGGTCTCCCGATAATGGAGACGAATCCTGATTTGAAACCTTCTTTTTTATTCATAAAAAACTCCTCAAATTAACTTATAATATAATTCCACGAACTTGGGCAAAAATATGATTGCCGCAATAAGGATGGCAAAGAATGCCGTAACCAAGACCGCTCCGGCAGCAATGTCCTTTGCTTTCTTTGCGAGCGGATGGTATTCGTAATCCGTCACCAAATCGACCACATTTTCAAATATCGTGTTCAGGAACTCCATAATGATGACCAAAAATATGCAGAAAATGATCACGATCCATTCCATTGGACTCGATTCGAAAAACCACGCCAACAGAAGCGGGATCAAGCCAAACAAGGCATGACTGCGCATGTTTTTTTCTTCTTTGAGGATAATGCCGATGCCGTCCAATGCATGCTTCACAGAAGCAAAAAAATTTGGATTCTTCCCGATTTTCCCCATTTTTTCCCTACTCGTCCCTTTTAAGTCCATAAGCATCCAGTATCTCTTTCTGAAGACCGAACATTTCCTTTTCGTCTTCTTCCGTCATGTGGTCATAACCATTCAAATGCAGGAAACCATGCAAAGCAAGGAAGCCTAGTTCTCTTTCGAAACTGTGGCCATAGGACTGCGCTTGCTCAGCGGTCTTGTCGGTCGAGATGATGATATCGCCGATATTGGTCGGAAAAGAGCCGGTTATGCTTTCCATGTTGATCGGGAAGTCATCATCCATGTCATCATTCAGCGCAAAACTGATGACATCCGTGGCCTGATCTTTGTTGCGGTATTCCCGGTTGATCTCCCTGATGCGTTCGTTGTCCACAAAGGTGATCGACAATTCGGTATCGGGCGCCAACTTCAGATACTCCCCCGCAAAAGCAATCAAGGAATGGACCAATTCGGTGTGCTCCTTCTGTACAGATTCAGTTTCATCAAAAATATCTATTTCCATATAATCGCTCACTTTTCTATGTTGAGTTTTGTTTCCTCTTTGACATCATATGCTTTGATGATGCTCGCAACAACCGGATGGCGCACGACATCATAAGTATCGAAGGTAACGAAAGCGATATCCGGGATACCTCGCAATTTCTTCTCAGCATCGATCAAACCAGAAACGGCGCCTTTCGGCAGATCTATTTGGGTCTTGTCGCCGTTGATGATCATTTTCGACCCGAAGCCAAGCCGCGTCAAGAACATCTTCATTTGTGCGACAGTCGTGTTCTGCGCTTCATCAAGGATGATGAAGGCATCTTCCAGCGTCCGTCCGCGCATGTAGGCGAGCGGCGCAATTTCGATGACCCCCCTATCCATCAAGCGGGTCGTGTGTTCAACGCCATAGATGGCATAAAGCGCATCATAGACCGGCCGCAGATACGGGTCAACTTTTTCCTTCAGATCGCCGGGCAGGAAGCCGAGATTTTCTCCGGCTTCAACAGCCGGACGGGTAAGGATGATTTTTTTTACCTTGCCGTTCTTCAGAGCCTCCACAGCCATCACAACGGCCAAGAAGGTTTTTCCGGTTCCGGCAGGCCCTATTCCGAATACGACATCTTTTTTCTTGACGGCCTGCACATATTGTCTTTGACCGAAATTCTTCGCTCGGATTGGCTTGCCTGCGTATGACCTGCCGATTTCCTCCTCATAAAGGTTGATGAAGAAGTCAAGGCTTCCGCGTTCCGACATTTTTATAGCTGTGACGATATCTGTTTGTGAAATAGGGATGCCGCGCGCTAACAATTCCAATAGTTGCTTCAACAGGGAGCGGGCCTTGTCGACAGCCGACTCTTCGCCACTGATTTCGATTTTCATGCCGCGGCTTGTAATGTTCACATGCAAAGCATCTTCCAGCATCTTCAGATGCTTGTCCTGTGATCCAAATAATTGAGGCAAAACGGATGCGTCCATCACTTCAATTTTCTCTGTTTTATTCACTTTATCGGTCAAACAAGCTACACTCCTCTTTTTGGGGATTTTTTTCACTGCTCATTGCCATTAGTATACCATAAAGCGGCATGGCTTATGAAAATATTTATCCCCCTTACGTTGAGTGTGGTTTTGCTGGACAACAAAAAAATGGAATGATACGGAGATCATCCCATTCTTTAACGATTAGTCTCTAAGAATTTTAGAAAGTGAGCATCAGGCTGTTAGAATTTACGTTTTCTGGCAGCTTCAGATTTTTTCTTGCGTCTCACACTTGGCTTTTCATAAAATTCATGTTTACGAGCGTCTTGTAGAGTTCCAGTTTTTGAAACAGTACGTTTAAAGCGACGAAGAGCATCATCAAGAGATTCGTTTTTACGAACAACTGTTTTTGACATTAAATATTCCCTCCCTCCGAGCATTAAAAGTAACGTTTCCTTTTGAAAGTACGTAATCAAAATGAAATTGTTCTTTTGATATTATATCATAGGCAATAGCAATTGCAACGTTTTATTGCAAAACAAAAACAGGAATTGTATTTGGAGTGTGTCCATGGCCAAAAAATTCTGGCCGCGGTCCGGCGTATTACTTTATCCAGCAGCCAGACAATCCTTGCAAATACCAAATATTTCGAAGCGATGGGAAGAAATCTGGCATCCTTCCAACTGTTGCTCAAAGAAATCCATCGGACACATCTGCAAAGCAATCGTCATCCCGCATTGTTGACAAATGAAGTGATGATGATGGTGCCCTTCATGCAGACAAGTGATCCGGAACAGTTTTTCGTTGTTCAATTCTGTTTCTTCCAAGATCCCAACCTCAACAAAAGTATACAGGTTGCGGTATATCGTGTCGTAGCTGAGTGTCGGATATTCATCCTCTAGGGCATGGAGAACAGCTTTCGCAGAAAGGTAACGGTTAGCCTCCACAAAAACCGTTATGATATCTTCCCTTTTTTGGGTGTACTTATACCCTTGTTTCTTCAATAATTGCAGTGCAATGGTTACGGTATCTACCGGCATCATTTTCCCTCCCGACTCTATCAATTTCAAATTGACTATAGTATATTATTAGTGAGATTGCAATGATTAAGATTCAGGAAGGACGAAATCATATGGAACAACAAGAGCAACAGGACCTACATTTTGTCATCATATCCGATTCAGTAGGAGACACCGCCAGAAAAGTCCTCCAGGCAGTTTTGGCACAATTTCCATCGATAACAGTTCATATGTATCATTATCCCTTCATCAGGAAAATGAAAGACTTGGAGCCTGTATTGGAAGAGGCCAAAGAACTGAAAGCATTTGTCATTCATACTTTGGTCGTCGAAAATTTGAGCGAATTCACAGATGATTTCTGTGCTGCTGAGAATTTGCCTTGCTATAACATACTGAAAGATCTGGTCAGGGATATTTCCGGAACGACCGGGCAACAACCCCTCAAGAGAGCGGGCGCCCTGCATCGTTTGGATGACGAATATTTCAACCGGATCAGCGCCATCGAGTTCGCTGTCAAATACGATGACGGGAAAGATCCGAAAGGTTTCTTGGATGCCGATCTGGTGCTGCTCGGCGTTTCGCGCACTTCAAAGACGCCGCTCTCCATGTTTTTGGCGAACAAGAACATCAAAGTCGCCAACCTGCCGATTATGCCGGAAGCCACAGTGCCTGACGAAATCTGGCAAGTGGATCCGAAGAAAATCGTCGGATTGACCAATGATGCTGAGGTATTGAATAATTTCCGCAAGGAGCGGATGATCGCCTACGGATTATCACCGGAAACCATCTATTCGGATATGGAACGCATCCGGGCTGAGCTGGAATACGCCTATGAGCTTTACAACAAATTGGGTTGCATCGTCATCAATGTATCCAAGCGTTCTATAGAAGAAACAGCCGCCATCATCATGACCAGCCTCGAAATTTCAGACACAACCATCATCCCATGACATCGAAAGAAGAGGACCCGGATTAAAATTCGGGCCCTCTTCTTTTGTTTTATATCCAGTTCAGCAATAGCTTGACTAGAACCCTCTGCTGGATCCACCGCCTCCGGAAGAACCTCCGCCTCCGAAGCCGCCTCCCCCGCCAAAGCCGCCTCCACCGAAACCGCCTCCACCATATCCGCCACGATGATCGTTGCCGCGGTAACCGCCGCCACCGCTGAGAAACAACCACCACAACGGGTTCATTCCGCCGCCGCGTCCCCCGCGTCCGCCTCTGCCTCGGCCTCCGAAAAAGAAGGACAGCAGCAAAAGGATGAACAGGAATTGGACCAGTGACGCGAAAAACGATGAATCGCCTTCGGAGTATTGCGTTGTATCGACAGGATAACCGGAGAAAATCACTTCGTCATCGTATTGGTATTCCTCATTGACGACAACAGCGGCCTCCGTAAAGATTTCTTTCAGTCCGCTATCGAAATCATTTGCCGAAAGATAATCCAGATGATTATCCAGGATTCTGCCGGTTCGGCTGTCCGTCAAGGCACCTTCCAGACCGTATCCGATTTCGAAGCGGATTTCCCTTTCCTCCAAAGCCAACAAAATCAGTACACCGTTGTCGGCATCCGCCTGGCCAATTTTCCACTTTTCGAAAAGGTCGACGGAATACTCCTCGATTGTCTCGCCCTGCAGTGAATCGACCACCGCCACTACAACTTGCGGCTTCTCTTCCGTCAATTCGTATTGCTCATTCACGCTCATGATGAATGTTTTCGTTTCTTCGGAGAGCGTGCCGCTTGGATCATAGACATAAAAATCGCTTGTCGGATCAGGAAGTGCTTGCGCATGTTTGGGCGGCGCGAACACAATAGAAAAGAAAAATGCCCCCAAAACCACAAGCAATTGCCATTGCGCCTTTTTCCTCATTTGAAACAAAGCATCATCAGCCCCTCAATTATTCATCATCTGTATTCAGGTCTACACTAGGTGCGGTTTCAGCGCCGCTGACCGCTTCAAAATAAGATTTTTCGTCAAATCCAAAAAGTCCTGCCATAAGCGATCCCGGGAACCGTTTGACTTTGTTGTTGTACTGTTGCACCGCTTCGTTGTATCGATCCCTTTCGACCGAAATCCTGTTTTCGGTTCCTGCCAACTCATCCATCAGGGCGGTCACCTGTTCGTTCGATTTCAGTTCCGGATAGTTCTCCACAACCACCAACAAACGCGAGAGTGCCGATTCCATCTCGTTGCTGGCTGCAACCTGTTCTTCGGTCGTCTGGGCACTGCCGATCCTTGCACGGGCATCAGCGATTGCGCCGAAAACTTCCTGTTCCTGTTCCATGGCGCCTTTTACCGATTCCACCAAGTTGGGGATCAGATCATAACGTCTTTGGAGTTTGCTTTCCACATTCGCCCATTGCACATCGACGTTGCTTTCCTCCGTCACCAATCCGTTGTAGGAGCTGACCAACGGCACGCCCAACAGCACCACCGCAATAAACAAACCGATTAAGCCCTTCAACCAACCTTTCATCTTCCCATCTCCTTTATCCTTACATATTGTGCTTGAATAGTATTATCCCTGATTTAACCCGAAATGGCATCCATCCAAAGACGTATTTCTTACTGGTTCAGTATGTCTTCCAACAATCTCGGATTGAATGTCTGTGCCTTCAGCATATCCAATTCGAATCGGTAAGGCGCCTTCTTGTTCTTTTTGTCCTCGCCCACAAACGGC is a window from the uncultured Trichococcus sp. genome containing:
- the glyS gene encoding glycine--tRNA ligase subunit beta, whose translation is MSQTVLLEIGLEEMPAKYVRSSSVQLKEKMTAFLEDNRINFDAIEMYATPRRLAVIASGVSDKQADLAEVVKGPAKKIALQADGSWSKAALGFVRGQGLTPEDIFFDELNGVEYVFVKKETNGKATSEVLKELNAVVESLTFPVSMHWGNHHFKYIRPIHWIAALADDEIIPFQVLDVVSGRTTRGHRFLGDEVTLAHAEEYAEKLAEQHVIADQDKRKNMIRAQFQQIEAENGWIIPNDETLLEEVTSLVEYPTAFFGEYDSKYLTLPADVLITSMKDHQRYFEVKDKSGILLPYFISVRNGNGRFIDNVKKGNEKVLTARLEDGLFFFNEDQRITIAQSVEKLKKVTFHSKIGSVHDKMDNTAKIAAHLADLLDLGEDDKSQLLRAASIYKFDLVTNMVSEFTELQGIMGEVYALQQGETAAVATAIREHYLPVSSEGELPETQVGAVLATADKLDSIISFFLQGMVPTGSNDPYALRRQMIGVIQIIEKYQWSFSLEELLSALLTEVYAVEDAESFDKTMTELAVFANARIQQKLQTYGIRYDIVEAVLQSGEKDVNTLFANAKVLQAHSEEDSFKAIMEALARVVNISGNPDESIPVQKELLETASEKNLYVQINHLDLALSHGDPEADYAALAAIAPYIEAYFDENMVMVEDIAIRSNRLNTLGNLTLSILQFADVRKLILK
- the glyQ gene encoding glycine--tRNA ligase subunit alpha translates to MENKLTVQKMIQALQNFWADQGCLLMQSYDTEKGAGTMSPYTFLRAIGPEPWNAAYVEPSRRPADGRYGENPNRLYQHHQFQVVMKPSPDNIQELYLESLKVLGIDPIEHDIRFVEDNWENPSLGCAGLGWEVWLDGMEVTQFTYFQQVGGLECSPVTSEITYGLERLASYIQDVNSVYDLEWTEGVKYGEIFGQPEYEHSKYSFEESNVDLLFQLFDSFEAEATKQIENGLVHPAYDYVLKSSHAFNLLDARGVISATDRAGYLARIRNMARQLAKAFVQKRKELGFPLLSDDQKELALKED
- the recO gene encoding DNA repair protein RecO, which translates into the protein METYQEFDGIVLSIRKHREKDALVKIFTRDHGKRMFFVKNIKNPNHSLKAALLPFTKATYLGRIKDDGLSFLQDSREITHFSKMQTDIHLNAYATYLNNLADAAINDAIKAADLYDLLEESLIAMQNGMDAEIVVNIFEMRVLKYFGAAPQLQECVICHSKQEPFDFSVKYSGALCQKHYGEDPRRSHASPAAVHFARIFQLVTPKQVGNIRIKAETKQALRAFIDELYEEYVGIRLKSKSFIDQMYAWETKVEIPFRSVSEPEPDKPNESGQSNPSNS
- the era gene encoding GTPase Era, producing MNKKEGFKSGFVSIIGRPNVGKSTLLNRIVGQKVAIMSDVPQTTRNKIQGVVTSDDSQIVFIDTPGIHKPQTRLNDFMLKSAYSTFNEVDLVLFMVNAAEKRGAGDNFILEKLKNLRTPKFLIINKIDQVKPEELLKIIMDYTSDNEFNEVVPISAIQGNNVDEMMATIKKYMPEGPQFYPDDQVTDHPEYFVVSEFIREKILQLTKEEVPHSVAVVVESMLRNEDDKVHVHATIVVDRASQKGIIIGKGGKMLKEIGVRARRDIEAMLGDKIYLELWVKVQKDWRDKQSYLQDYGYRQKDYD
- a CDS encoding diacylglycerol kinase family protein, which codes for MLMDLKGTSREKMGKIGKNPNFFASVKHALDGIGIILKEEKNMRSHALFGLIPLLLAWFFESSPMEWIVIIFCIFLVIIMEFLNTIFENVVDLVTDYEYHPLAKKAKDIAAGAVLVTAFFAILIAAIIFLPKFVELYYKLI
- the ybeY gene encoding rRNA maturation RNase YbeY, which encodes MEIDIFDETESVQKEHTELVHSLIAFAGEYLKLAPDTELSITFVDNERIREINREYRNKDQATDVISFALNDDMDDDFPINMESITGSFPTNIGDIIISTDKTAEQAQSYGHSFERELGFLALHGFLHLNGYDHMTEEDEKEMFGLQKEILDAYGLKRDE
- a CDS encoding PhoH family protein, which codes for MDASVLPQLFGSQDKHLKMLEDALHVNITSRGMKIEISGEESAVDKARSLLKQLLELLARGIPISQTDIVTAIKMSERGSLDFFINLYEEEIGRSYAGKPIRAKNFGQRQYVQAVKKKDVVFGIGPAGTGKTFLAVVMAVEALKNGKVKKIILTRPAVEAGENLGFLPGDLKEKVDPYLRPVYDALYAIYGVEHTTRLMDRGVIEIAPLAYMRGRTLEDAFIILDEAQNTTVAQMKMFLTRLGFGSKMIINGDKTQIDLPKGAVSGLIDAEKKLRGIPDIAFVTFDTYDVVRHPVVASIIKAYDVKEETKLNIEK
- the rpsU gene encoding 30S ribosomal protein S21; this encodes MSKTVVRKNESLDDALRRFKRTVSKTGTLQDARKHEFYEKPSVRRKKKSEAARKRKF
- a CDS encoding Fur family transcriptional regulator; the encoded protein is MMPVDTVTIALQLLKKQGYKYTQKREDIITVFVEANRYLSAKAVLHALEDEYPTLSYDTIYRNLYTFVEVGILEETELNNEKLFRITCLHEGHHHHHFICQQCGMTIALQMCPMDFFEQQLEGCQISSHRFEIFGICKDCLAAG
- a CDS encoding pyruvate, water dikinase regulatory protein, which codes for MEQQEQQDLHFVIISDSVGDTARKVLQAVLAQFPSITVHMYHYPFIRKMKDLEPVLEEAKELKAFVIHTLVVENLSEFTDDFCAAENLPCYNILKDLVRDISGTTGQQPLKRAGALHRLDDEYFNRISAIEFAVKYDDGKDPKGFLDADLVLLGVSRTSKTPLSMFLANKNIKVANLPIMPEATVPDEIWQVDPKKIVGLTNDAEVLNNFRKERMIAYGLSPETIYSDMERIRAELEYAYELYNKLGCIVINVSKRSIEETAAIIMTSLEISDTTIIP
- a CDS encoding TPM domain-containing protein; the encoded protein is MRKKAQWQLLVVLGAFFFSIVFAPPKHAQALPDPTSDFYVYDPSGTLSEETKTFIMSVNEQYELTEEKPQVVVAVVDSLQGETIEEYSVDLFEKWKIGQADADNGVLILLALEEREIRFEIGYGLEGALTDSRTGRILDNHLDYLSANDFDSGLKEIFTEAAVVVNEEYQYDDEVIFSGYPVDTTQYSEGDSSFFASLVQFLFILLLLSFFFGGRGRGGRGGRGGGMNPLWWLFLSGGGGYRGNDHRGGYGGGGFGGGGFGGGGGFGGGGSSGGGGSSRGF
- a CDS encoding LemA family protein; its protein translation is MKGWLKGLIGLFIAVVLLGVPLVSSYNGLVTEESNVDVQWANVESKLQRRYDLIPNLVESVKGAMEQEQEVFGAIADARARIGSAQTTEEQVAASNEMESALSRLLVVVENYPELKSNEQVTALMDELAGTENRISVERDRYNEAVQQYNNKVKRFPGSLMAGLFGFDEKSYFEAVSGAETAPSVDLNTDDE